In Lachnospiraceae bacterium, the DNA window CGGCACCATTTACCACAGTCAGGTCAATGCCTTCTTCTTCAAAATAACCAAGTTCAATCGCTGCATATTGCGGGGCATAGAAAATGGAATGGGCAACTTCATTAAGTGTCACAGCTGTCATTTTTCCACCTGTAGCTTCATCCATTTTCCCACAGCCAGTAAGACAGCCAACAGCAAGTACACCTGCCAATACAGCTGCAAGAAATGATATATATCTTTTTTTCATAAAAAGTCCTCCTGCTTCCAGAAATGTATCGAATACTATGGTGAGTGTCAAAAGTAAATTTTGCCACTCACTGATGTAACCGGATTGCTCCATTGCTATGCAATTCCCGCAATCCTCGAACACCTCAAACTCCCATAAAATGGCGTGTTCACACCATTTTATTTCGTTTTCGGTGTTCGGCGTGTCAATAAGTATAAATTGCTTATTTGTGCAAGCACAAACGCAATTTATACTTTTGACACTTACATCATACTATAAGATATACAGAAACAAAGGAAATAGTGCAAAAAAAAGCCCTGTTCTTTCGGAACAGGGACTCTTAATACAGTCATTTATGGTAATGATATTTCCACCATTTCTTTATTTCCCATCATAGTCATCTAAGAACCAGTGGCGCTCTCCATCTTTTTTGTAGCAGACCACAGTGTCCAGATTTACATTTTCCACACTCTTAAAAATATTTCCTTCTACAAATGGATTTTTTTTCTTCATTTCACGGATCAGTTCTTTAATTTCTACGCGCTTGGAGCGGTTTTCCTCATTGTTGCAGGTGGTGCAGGTATCGGTAAATTTGCAGGCGCACTGGATAAAATGAAGGTGATTGTAATCTCTCCATGACTTGATATCATCTTCACGTACCAGATACAACGGGCGGATCAGCTCCATACCCTCAAAGTTTGTGCTGTGAAGCTTTGGCATCATGGTCTGGACCTGGGCACCGTAGAGCATGCCCATAAGGATGGTTTCAATAACATCGTCATAATGATGTCCTAAAGCGATCTTATTACATCCCAATTCCCTGGCGTAGCTGTAAAGGTAACCACGGCGCATTCTGGCGCACAGATAACAGGGGGATTTTTCTATGGTAAATACAGCATCAAAGATGTCGGACTCAAAAATGTGGACCGGAATTCCCAGTTTCCTTGCATTTTCTTCGATCACATGACGGTTATCCGGGCTGTATCCCGGGTCCATGACCAGAAATTCTACTTCAAATGGAAACTTATTGTGAAGCTTTAATTCCTGGAATAATTTTGCCATAAGCATAGAGTCTTTTCCACCTGAAATACAGACAGCTACCTTATCTCCTTCCTTTACCAGCTCATACTGCTTCACTGCTTTTGTAAATGGAGACCAGATGGTCTTGCGGAATTTTTTCCGGATACTCTGTTCCACCTGATTTTTAATATCTTCTGCTTCCTGTCTGCGCATCTCTTCCCGCAGCCACGCAATATATCCGCCTTCCAGACTGTAAGCGCGGTATCCATCTGCTTCCAGTTCTTCTGCTGCTTCTATACTGTTGGTTCCATGACTGCAGAACAATATCACTTTTTTGGCTTTTATGATCTGTGGATTTTCTTTCAGATCTTCCTGTAAAATGTGAATGGCTCCGGGAATGGTTCCATATTCAAAATCCCGGTCACTTCTCATATCAATCAACTGATAACTTCCCTCAGGAAGTTCATTCAGTTTCGCTACGTTTATTTCCATGTTTGTATAACACCTTTCCGCTTTTGAAATGGTCACACAGGCCGTCAAATGACCTGTTTTTGCACTGAAAGTAATATAACACGATTTTTCTTTTGCTTCAAGTATGTTGCATTTTTTATAAAAAAACTGACAGTAAAGGGTTTTCAGTACACAGATAAATACTCTCTCAACTGAAAGGGCTATACAACCGGCAAAAACCACCGTACCACAGGGGACGGCGGTCTTTGAAATATACCTTTATTCCGTTTTAAGCAGTCCTGCTTCCCGAAGGCTGTTAAGAAGGAGATTAAACTGAGTCACAACGTCTTCTGTGCCAGTTGCATTGGCAACAGCAGCTGCCGGTGTGACGGTTCCTGCCGGACCAGCCGGGCCCTGAGGACCGGTTGCTCCTGTTTCGCCTGCCGGGCCCTGGGGGCCTGCTGGGCCGGTTGCTCCCTGGGGACCCTGGGGACCGATTGCTCCTGTCTCGCCTGCCGGGCCCTGGGGACCTGCTGGACCGGTTGCTCCCTGGGGACCGGTTTCTCCTCTTGGACCCTGGGGACCTACTGCTCCCTGAGGACCGATTGCTCCTGTTTCGCCTGCCGGGCCCTGGGGACCTGCTGGGCCCGTTGCTCCCTGAGGACCGGCTGCTCCTGTTTCACCCTGTGGTCCGGGATATCCTGGAAAGCCCTGCGGTCCGCGGGGTCCTGGCGGTCCCATAGGACCTGGTCTTCCCCCACAGCAGCAGCCAGGACATCTTACAAATCCATTCCTTCCATTAAGATCATCAAAACACATATCCAGACTCCTTTCTGATTCCATTTCTGTAAAAACAAAAGCTCGTTTTCTTTTGTTACTATAGAATATGTACAAGGAGCCCTTTTTGTGTCCACCTATACAGGTCAGAACGGATCACGCCTGTTTACCAGCCATCATTTACCAATGACCAGCTCTATAACATCTCTATAAATGCTGCAATACGTGTTTCAATCTGTCCGCTGTCTGCAGTGGAATAATCTGTTTCCAGCTTCATATATGGAATGCCCATTTCTTCTGCCATACGTCCCATTTTAAAGGCTTCTACATTAAATGTATGGCATGCCTGAAGGACGATCTCCACCACTCCGTCTACCTGATAATCCCTAATCATCTGGGCTGTATTTTCCAGACGTCCGTTATTGGAAGTCATAACAGAGCAGTTAATGGACAGATAACGGTCAGAAATAGCACGCAGGATATCCGGTGCATTTTCATCTACCAGCAAACGGTTGGTACGCTCGCCGGAGCAGTCATCCAGACATACGATCACACCGCCGTTATTTTCGATCACAGTTCCCACTTTCTGGATCACTCCGCCAGTAGGACAACCGGTAAGTAATATTCTTTTTGCAGAAGCAGATACCGGACGTTTTCCTTCTTTGTATGCCTTCTCAGCTTCTGCTACCCGTTTGCGGATATTATCAATTTGCTGATAAACGTCGAAGGTGAATGTTCCCTGCTGGAGAGCGATCATCATCTCTGTTCCCTTCATAGCCGGAGGTACCAGCTTCTGCAGATGATACATATCCAGCTGGGCTTTTCGCAGCTCGTTGCGCACATGGGCTGCCTTGCGCAGATTTTCTTCTGTAATGGTACAGTCAAATTTCTCTTCTAATTTTTCCTTTAATAATCTGACCTCTTCATACCAGATATCCTTTGCATAAGACCGTTCCTGACTTTGTGGAAGATGAAGAACATAAGTCTCTTTAATCTCATTTAACAGCTCATACATCTTCTTTTTTCCATCACAGGTAGTCTCCCCGATGATAATATCCGAAAAATAGGTATAAGGACATTTTTCAGAATAAGCAAAACCATAGGTGCTTTTGATCAGAGGGCAAAGATTCTTCGGAAGGACCTTTTCCGCATCTGGTATAGTTTCATTACTGGTGCCGCAAAGTCCTACTGTAGCTATTCCTGTAGCATCCAGCACCTCCTGTGGTGTGTAGGAGCAAAGGCAGCCAGCCAGTTTTCCTCCATTGTCTTTAAATTCCTTAGCTCTTATAAATCCCTGTTTTCTCGCATCTACAAACTCATCAAATGTCTTTGGCAGATCCATTATAATCCCTCCTGAAATTTTAATGTTCTCTTATAGTCTTTCTTCTACTCTCCTGATAACAGCGCTGCGCCGATCGCCCCTGCATACCTGGCTAATGGCATACTTTCTACCGGTGCCTTTAAAGCATGGCTGAGCCGGCTGATCATATATTCATCCTCACAAAGTCCCCCTGTAAGGAAATAGTTAGTTCCATCCAGCTGCGAAATAAGCTGGGCCACTTTTACAGCAACAGATTCCACCACACCATAGGCAATATCTTCCCTGGAAGTTCCTTTTCCAATCAGGCTGATCACCTCTGATTCCGCAAACACTGTACACATGGAACTGATGGTCACACCATCTCCTTTAGATGCAAGTTGTGACAGTTCTTTCTGGGTCAGTCCCAGGCGGTTGGTCATGACCTCCAGGAATTTTCCGGTTCCTGCAGAGCATTTATCATTCATAACGAATTTCATAACACGACCGTTTTTTAATACTATCCCCTTGGTATCCTGACCTCCGATGTCGATGACCACCCCATCCTTTCCAAACAGCTTCCAAGCTCCTTTTCCGTGGCAGGTGATCTCTGTTATCACTTTATCAGCATAAGGTACGGATACTCTTCCGTATCCCGTTGCCCCATACCGGCTCTTTTCATGCGTTACCTGTTCTTTTTCCAGCCAGTGATAAATCTCTTCTGCTGTCTTTCTGCTGGAAAATCCCGTTGCCATTTCCATGGTCTTCCATACTTCTCCATCCCGCAGCACCACTGTCTTTGCCGCACTGGAACCAATATCGATTCCAACCTGATACATGTCTTCACCTCACATTTTCCTTAACAACTTCTTTCTTTTCCATTTTAACATTAATTTTTCTCAATATCTAATCATATATCAGCTATTTTTATGTACATTTATAGATTTTATCTATATAATGATGTTGCAAGCAAGCTTGCATCGGATTTTAGACCTTTTTGACCCTGGTATCATATGATGTTGGGGTCAAAAGGTATTTTGACCCCTCTGATACCGAATTGCTACGTGCTTTGCACTCCCGCAATTCTAAAAACATTCGTAATACGCTCATTTTTCTTCAAAAAATGGCTCCTTACTCATGTTTTTGGCGGGTCCCAAGTTCAAAAATCCTCCTTCATGCAAGCCCTCATCGGATTTTAGACCTTTTGACCCTGGTATCATCATATAAGGTTCTTCAAGGAGACTTCAAATATGGAATTCAAACAATTAGAAGCTTTCGTAGCCGTTGTAGATTATAAAAGCTTTTCAGAGGCAGCCAAACACCTCTACCTGACCCAGCCAACTATAAGTTCCCATATACAGGCATTAGAAAAAGAGCTGAATTCCCGACTTCTGATCCGTACCACCAAACAGATGAAGGTGACGGACCGTGGAATGCAGCTCTATGAATGTGCTGTTCATATGTTAAATATGCGGGATCAGATCATAGATGAATTTGCGGGAAATAAATGGAAACTGATCGACGTCAGTGCATCCACCATTCCCTCATCCTACCTTCTGCCGGAACTGTTATCGGAGTTTTCCAAAATACAGCCGGATATCCATTTTCATATCTGGCAGTCAGACAGCGCAGACGCTATTGAAAAGGTGATCCAGGAATCTGTGGACTTTGGTCTTACAGGCTCTGTGACCGATGCTGAGAACTGCTGTTTTTCTCCTTTCTGTACTGACTCTCTGGTCCTGGCAGCTCCGGTAACACCTGAATATCTGGAGCTGGCTGACACCTTAAAAAAGGATGAACCAGTTACCCTGCAGCATTTTCTCTCCCATCCTTTTATCCTTCGTGCCAATGGTTCCGGCACCCGTAAGGAGATCGACTTATTTTTAGAACGGCACCAGATCTCCCTTTCTGAGTTAAATATTGTTGCCCGGATGAATGACCTGGAATCTATTAAAAAATCCATTGCTTCCGGTCTTGGCATTTCCATTCTTTCTGCCCGCAGCGTAAAAGATATGGAAAGGACCCACCAGCTTCTCACTTTTCCTTTAGAGAATGCTGCGCAGGTCCGCACTTTTTATATCGTATACAACAAAAACAGGATCTTAAAACCCTATGTAAAGCAGTTTTTAAAATTTGTAGAGCACTTCTACAAATAAACTGTATTATCTGATCCAGGCTCCGTCTGCCCCTACTTTATAGCCATCCGGGGTGGTCGTATTTGTAAGCATGACGCCGTCCTGGCCCAGATAATACCAGATTCCATTTGCCCCTGCCTTCCAAACATTCTTTGCCAGACTTCCTGTAGAACAGAAATAATACCATTTTCCATCTAATTCTTTCCAGCCCTTTGCCATGTAATGATCTGACTGGATCCAGTAGGTCTCTCCATTATCTGTGATCCATTCTCCCACTGCTTTTATGCCATTACCTTTTACATAATACCAGCCGTTATTATCTTTTACCCAGCCACGCTCTTTTACAGCGCCCGGACCGCCGGTATTGGTATCTGCAGATTCCGGCTGTGTGGGGGCAGAGGCTTTTGTTTCCTGACTAGACGAATTATTTGTATTGTTTGTGTTGTTTGCATTATTCGCACTGTTTGTGTTATTTGTGCTATTTCCAGGTGTTGGAGCCTGGGATGTATTCTGGCTTGTATTCTGTCCTGTCAGGGCACCTGCCTCTGCCAGTTTAAAGCCATAGTCCAGTAATGCCTTCGTATCCGTATAATGGGTAGACTGGCTCTTCATTACAACTGCGATCAGACGGACACCGTTTCGCTCTGCTGCTGTTACCAGTGTATTTCCGGCTTTTGATGTATATCCAGTCTTTCCGCCTATAATTCCCTGATAATATCTGGAATCTTTTGGATTTAACATTTTATGTCCCATAGTCACAGTAAGACCTGACGGATTTTTTTTAGTAGCCGGAAGTGTATAGGTTCTGGTGGAAGCCACTGTTTTTACTATATCATTTGCAAAAGCAGCTCTTGCGATCAGTGCCATATCATGAGGTGTAGTATAATGGTTCGGGTCGTTTAAACCATGTGGATTGGCAAAATGAGTATTAGTGCAGCCTAAAGAAGCTGCTTTGGCATTCATCTTCTCTGCAAAAGCGGCATTGCTGCCAGCCACATGCTCTGCAAGGGCATTTCCCACTTCGTTTGCTGATTTTAATAACAGCGCATACAGACACTGGCGTACTGATAAGGTATCTCCCTCCGTCATGCCAATAGAAACTGCACCCGATTCAAGGTTAGTGGTAGCTGTTGATGAAAATGTGACTGTATCATCCAGATTGCAGTTTTCAGCTACTAAAAGAGCTGTCATCAGCTTGGTAATGCTGGCTGGATAATACTGTGTTTCGCCGTTTTGTGAAAATAATACACTTCCGTCTGCAGCATTTAACAAAACTGCACCCTGGGATGCAATAGTGGGTTTCGTAATAGAAGAAACATCACCCTTCTGGGATGGTGTATTTTCACCAGATGTATTCTGGGCGCCTGATGCCTTAGTTGGTTGTGTCTCCTGAACCTGGCTCTGTGATATGGATGTTCCTTTATCTAATGGTGTAATAGTCACCTGACTGGCCCATGCAGGTACAGACAATGTGAGAATGGCAGCCGTACATACTGCCAGAAATGTATATATTTTATTTTTTTTCATTGGAAATAAAGATCCTCTCTGTGGTATTAGAAGCAGATTATACTCGCGAACACGCTCTAACATGCTCTGCTGCCTGCTGTGCCAGTGGTTTTGTTCGTCAATGGCTTGTAAAAACAAATGTCCGTTCAGGTAGCTGTAACTTATTTTTCTCTGGACTCATTATATCTTAGACTCAGATCCCCGCACTTACGTGCTCTACTGCCTGCTTTCGCAGGCGGGATCTTCGTTAATGGTCCAAGAAAAACAAATGCCACCTTCGGTGTCGCTTGTTTTTCTTTTGGACCCATTATACCATATACCACAATTACAAAAAATAACCCATTTTGTTACGATTTCTTTAATTTTTTCCCATCCAGCACTGCCTCTGTTAAAACATCCCCCTTATAAGCCAGTTTCAGGGAAAAGAAGGGGGAGTTTTCCTGAAGCAGTTTTAAAAAGATCTTGTCTCCTTCCCACAGGTTCAGCTTTAACAGGTCTTCTTTTCTGATCCATTCCAGTACCCCTTCATTGCAGGGAATGATTTCTCCCTCATATCCATCAGCTGTATATAAACACATATACTCCGTATTCCAGCCTTCGGAAATAAAAGTAACGATCCCCCTGAATTTCCAGGATGTAAGTGTAAGCCCGGTCTCCTCTTTTGCTTCCCGGAGCAGGCATTCTTCTGGACTTTCATTTTCTTCAAAATGACCTCCGATGCCGATCCACTTGTCTTTATTTACATCATGTTTTTTGCTGACTCTGTGAAGCATCAGATAGCTGTCACCTTTTTCAATATAACACAGCGTTGTAAGTTTTGAACGTTCTCCCAATTTATATCCCTGCTTTCTTCCTTAGTACGCAAATATGCAGCATTGGCACAAAAAGGCCGCCGCAAATGCGGCGACCCATGAATCTTCGTAAATAGCCTGTAAAAAATTATTCTTCAATTGAATAGTTCGGAGCTTCCTTTGTGATATGGATATCATGAGGATGGCTTTCTTTTAAGGATGCTGCAGAAATCTTGACAAATCTTCCTGTCTCCTGAAGAGTCGGGATGTCCTTTGCGCCACAGTATCCCATACCGGAACGTAAACCGCCTAACAGCTGGAATACAGTATCCTCTACCATACCCTTATAAGCTACACGGCCTTCTACGCCTTCTGGAACCAGCTTCTTTGCATCAGTCTGGAAGTAACGGTCCTTGCTTCCGTTTTCCATAGCTGCAATAGAGCCCATGCCGCGATATACTTTGTACTTACGTCCCTGATACAGCTCGAAAGCACCTGGACTCTCGTCGCATCCTGCAAGCATGCTTCCCATCATACAAACGCTTCCGCCTGCTGCGATCGCCTTTGTAATATCACCGGAATATTTGATACCGCCATCAGCAATGATCGGGATACCGTATTCTTTTGCAACTGCATAGCAGTCCATAACAGCGGTGATCTGAGGAACGCCGATACCTGCAACCACACGGGTCGTACAGATAGAACCAGGTCCGATACCAACCTTAACACAATCAGCACCAGCTTCGATCAGAGCTCTGGTGGCATCACCAGTTGCCACATTACCTGCAATGACCTGAACCTCCGGAAATGCTTCTTTAATCATCTTTACGCAGCGGATAACATTTGCAGAATGACCATGGGCAGAGTCTAAAACAACAACGTCCACCTTTGCCTTCACCAGTGCTTCTACACGATCTAAAACATTGGCTGTGATACCGATAGCTGCACCACATAACAGACGTCCCTGGGCATCTTTTGCAGACAGAGGATATTTGATCTGCTTTTCAATATCCTTAATGGTGATAAGTCCCTTCAGGTTAAAATCATCATCAACGATAGGCAGCTTCTCTACTCTTGCCTTTGCAAGGATCGCTTTTGCTTCCTTTAAAGTAACACCTTCCTTTGCTGTGACCAGATTCTTGGAGGTCATGCATTCTCTGATCGGACGGCTGAAATCTTCCTCGAATTTCAAGTCACGGTTGGTGATGATACCAACTAATTTCTTGCCTTCTGTGATCGGCACACCGGAAATACGGAATTTTGCCATCAGGTCATTGGCATCCTTTAATGTATGCTCTGGGGAAAGATAGAATGGATCAGTGATAACACCGTTCTCAGAACGTTTTACACGATCTACCTCCTCAGCCTGTGCCTCAATTGACATATTCTTATGAATAATGCCGATTCCTCCCTGACGAGCCATGGCAATCGCCATACGATGCTCTGTAACTGTATCCATACCTGCACTCATTAACGGGATGTTCAGACGGATCTTCTTTGTCAGGTTTGTGCTTAAGTTTACCTGATTTGGGATCACTTCTGAATAAGCTGGAACCAGAAGCACATCATCAAAGGTAATGCCTTCACCGATAATTGTACCCATTCGTTTTTTCCTCTCTTTCTTCATCAATTTTTATCTGAAGGTTCAATATAACGCCAGCGCTAAAAAAACATCGGTTTTATCAGACACTGGCGTTTTGGCCTTCTTATTAGTAACTAATACTAGCAAATTTTATATGGATTGTCAAACCCATTTGCCGTAAAATATTCATTGAAATTGCTTATGATTTTTCATGAGGAAAACTTATCAGTTCCAGGGACTTTTCGCAGCCTCAGAAACTCACAAACACACTTTACTGCCTCATAAACTTGCGCGGAAATACTCTGCGCATAGCCCCTTCCATTTTCTCACCAGGCTCAAATAAGACTTTTGTTGTCACAGAGCCCTTCTGGCTGATCAGTGCGTAAACTTTTGCGCCGGCCTGTCCGCTGGCGCAGTTTATAACTTTCATTCCCTGTTTTTCATAATCTTTTAATACATAGGAATCTGCCGGTGCGATCACCTGTACTTCTTCTTTTTCGCAGTCAAAAGCTTTTTTTCTTCTGGCCTTTCCTAGGATGCGGTCTACACTGAAACCACCGTCTGCAAACAGGTATTCATATTCTACACTGAGGTTTAAAAAAACAAAATACGTCGCAGCACCTGCTGCCACAAGGATCAATACTCCGAACATGACCTGAAGGGCTGCAAATGCAGATAATGCACACAATACAATCATCAATACTTTTACAGGCCAGGCATAAACGGGGTCTTTCCGTTTTACCAGCCATTCTACATAATTTTCTTCCATAACTTTCTGCATTCTCCTGTTATATAGTCGCATAGTTTTTTCTACACGCTTAGTTTGTTAATAGTATAACCTATTTTGACTTCATTTTCCAGTTATTTTAACCTTTTTCCCCTTGGTATCATATAATATCCACAAAGACTTTTCCAGGCAGGTAACATTTTCATGAATCCCCCTCTTTGTCTGAATGATATTAAGCCCGGCGAAAAGGCCCGCGTCTGCTGCCTTACCTCCTGTGGAAGCATACGACGCCGCTTTCTTGACATAGGCCTTACTGAAAATACACTGGTAGAATGTGTAGGTGTAAGCCCCTTAGGAGACCCGGCTGCCTATGCCATACGGGGTGCTGTGATCGCTATCCGGAAAACAGACAGCAAAAATATTCTGATAACAGGAAAGGAGAATCGATGAATTTTCACACAAAAAAGTCTTCTATTCCTGAAAATACACCTGACCGCCCAGTCATCGCCCTTGCAGGAAATCCCAATGTAGGAAAAAGCACTTTATTTAATAATCTTACCTCTGGAAAAAAGCAGCACACAGGCAACTGGATCGGCAAAACCACTGCCAATGCCTGGGGAATTTGCTCAGGCATTGCCAAAGATTATGTACTGGTAGATATTCCCGGCACCTACTCTCTTTCTTCCCGCTCTGCTGAAGAAACAGTTGCCAGGGATTTTATCTGTTTTGGAGCCCATCAGGCAGTTGTCATCGTCTGTGATGCCACATGTCTGGAGCGGAACCTGAACCTGGTACTGCAGATCCTGGAAGCCACGGATCGTGTACTGGTATGTGTGAATCTTTTAGATGAAGCAGAAAAGAAAGGGATACAAATAGACTTAGACCAGTTATCAGATCTGCTGTGTATCCCTGTAGCCGGTACCTCTGCCAGAAAAAAATGCACATTGATCCCTCTTTTAAAGGAGTTAGATGATCTCACTGACAGTCCTGTTCTTTCACATTACCAGGTCACCTACTGTAAAGAACTGGAAACAGCTGTTTCCATGCTAGAACCTGCTGTAGAAAACTGGATGGGCGCCCACATACTGCCATTTTATATGACCTCCCGCTTTCTTACACTGCGTCTGTTAGAAGATGATGCCTCTTTTCTGCGCTCTTTTACTGCCAGCTGCGGCTATGACCCGGCTCAGGATCCTGCAGTTGTAAAAAGCCTGCAAACTGCCTGCTCCTATCTGAACCAGAAAGGCATTTTCAAAGATATTATAAAAGACCGCATAGTATCTGGTCTGGTAAACAGTGCCGGATCCATCGCCTCTGCCTGTGTCCGCCTGCCGGACCGGAATTATAATGAAACAGACAGGAAACTGGATCGTATCCTTACAGGACGTCTGGCTGCCTATCCGGCTATGGCCGGGCTTTTAGCCCTGATCTTCTGGATCACTTTAGCAGGTGCCAATCAGTTATCTGCCCTGCTTTCTGATCTGCTGTTTTCCTTCCAGCATGTTCTGGAACAGGTTTTACTGTTTCTCCATGTCCCGGTTCTTTTACGGGAAGCCTTTATTTATGGAATTTACCAGGTCCTTGCATGGGTGGTCTCTGTTATGCTGCCGCCTATGGCCGTATTCTTTCCTCTTTTTACATTATTGGAAGACTCCGGCTATCTGCCCCGCATCGCCTATAACCTGGATCGGCCTTTCCAGTGCTGTAAAGCCTGTGGAAAACAGGCTCTTACTATGGCTATGGGCTTTGGCTGCAATGCTGCAGGCATTACAGGCTGCCGTATCATTGATTCTCCCCGCGAACGGCTTATTGCTATTCTTACCAATAATTTTATGCCCTGTAATGGACGTCTCCCTCTTTTTATCACTTTGATCCTGCTGTTTTTATGCAGCAGCCAGCAAAATGCAGCCTCTTATGCTGTCAGTGCACTGATACTTACCCTGTTCATCCTTTTAGGGATCGCCATGACCTTTCTCTCTTCTTACCTGTTGTCTGCCACTGTATTAAGAGGCGTTTCCTCATCCTTTACACTGGAAATGCCTCCTTACAGACGTCCCCAGATAGGAAAGGTGATCCTGCGCTCTGTTACAGACCGTACTTTGTTTGTCCTTGGAAGAGCTGCTGCCGTAGCCGCTCCTGCTGGTCTTATCCTGTGGCTTTTAGCAAATGTGTCCCCAGGCGGGATCAGCCTGCTTTCCCGGATCAGCCTTATTTTAGATTCCCTTGGCCGCCTGCTGGGTATGGACGGCGTTATCCTTACAGCTTTTATCCTTGGACTTCCCGCCAACGAGATCGTCCTTCCCATTATCCTTATGGCCTATACAGCCCAGGGGAATCTGACGGGATACGCTTCCACACTCCAGCTAAAGCAGATCCTTACA includes these proteins:
- a CDS encoding ferrous iron transport protein A codes for the protein MNPPLCLNDIKPGEKARVCCLTSCGSIRRRFLDIGLTENTLVECVGVSPLGDPAAYAIRGAVIAIRKTDSKNILITGKENR
- the feoB gene encoding ferrous iron transport protein B, with amino-acid sequence MNFHTKKSSIPENTPDRPVIALAGNPNVGKSTLFNNLTSGKKQHTGNWIGKTTANAWGICSGIAKDYVLVDIPGTYSLSSRSAEETVARDFICFGAHQAVVIVCDATCLERNLNLVLQILEATDRVLVCVNLLDEAEKKGIQIDLDQLSDLLCIPVAGTSARKKCTLIPLLKELDDLTDSPVLSHYQVTYCKELETAVSMLEPAVENWMGAHILPFYMTSRFLTLRLLEDDASFLRSFTASCGYDPAQDPAVVKSLQTACSYLNQKGIFKDIIKDRIVSGLVNSAGSIASACVRLPDRNYNETDRKLDRILTGRLAAYPAMAGLLALIFWITLAGANQLSALLSDLLFSFQHVLEQVLLFLHVPVLLREAFIYGIYQVLAWVVSVMLPPMAVFFPLFTLLEDSGYLPRIAYNLDRPFQCCKACGKQALTMAMGFGCNAAGITGCRIIDSPRERLIAILTNNFMPCNGRLPLFITLILLFLCSSQQNAASYAVSALILTLFILLGIAMTFLSSYLLSATVLRGVSSSFTLEMPPYRRPQIGKVILRSVTDRTLFVLGRAAAVAAPAGLILWLLANVSPGGISLLSRISLILDSLGRLLGMDGVILTAFILGLPANEIVLPIILMAYTAQGNLTGYASTLQLKQILTANGWTWTTAVCVMLFSLMHWPCSTTLITIYKETKSARWTLVSAILPAFFGALCCILFTAFTHFFLLP